One window from the genome of Malus domestica chromosome 01, GDT2T_hap1 encodes:
- the LOC103444466 gene encoding UNC93-like protein 1 produces the protein MVSEGVEESGGTEVPQSKFRYNSPFVQVSLIGLVCFCCPGMFMALSGMGGGGQVDPTASNNASTALYTTFAVFGILGGGIYNILGPRLTLLSACPTYVLYAGSFLYYNHHKHQAFAIVAGVILGIGAGLLWAGQGAIMTSYPPPNRKGTYISIFWSIFNMGGVIGGLIPFVLNYHRSEAASVNDATYIGIMIFMSIGTLLSLSILPASKVVRDDGTKCTDIQYSNVTTEAIEIAKLFTNWKMLLIIPAAWSGNFFYTYQFNNVNQIMFNLRTRGLNNVFYWGAQMLGSIGIGYVMDFSFKSRRTRGFAGISVVGVLGTTIWIGGLVNQLNYSRSDLPEKLDFKDSGSAFAGPFVLYFSFGLLDAMFQSMIYWVIGALADNSEILSRYVGFYKGIQSAGAAVAWQVDTLKASFLSQLVTNFALNTVSYPLLLVLILLAVKDEGKADVEEFTKEKVAEPAASEK, from the exons ATGGTTTCCGAAGGAGTGGAAGAATCGGGAGGCACGGAGGTGCCCCAGTCGAAATTCAGGTACAACTCGCCGTTTGTCCAAGTGAGTTTGATCGGATTGGTCTGTTTCTGCTGCCCTGGCATGTTCATGGCCCTCTCTGGCATGGGCGGCGGAGGCCAGGTCGACCCGACTGCCTCCAACAACGCCTCCACCGCCCTCTATACCACCTTCGCCGTCTTCGGAATTCTCGGCGGCGGCATCTACAACATCCTCGGCCCCCGCCTCACTCTCCTCTCCGCCTGCCCCACCTACGTCCTCTACGCCGGCTCATTCCTCTACTACAACCACCACAAGCACCAGGCTTTCGCTATTGTCGCCGGAGTAATCCTCGGAATCGGCGCCGGCCTCCTCTGGGCAGGCCAAGGCGCCATCATGACGTCATACCCTCCCCCGAACCGAAAGGGGACATACATCTcgattttctggagcattttcaACATGGGTGGCGTCATCGGTGGACTAATTCCCTTCGTTCTTAATTACCACCGGAGCGAAGCGGCTTCCGTCAACGATGCAACTTACATTGGGATAATGATTTTCATGTCCATCGGGACTCTTTTATCCCTCTCTATCCTGCCCGCCAGCAAAGTTGTCCGGGACGACGGGACTAAATGTACGGACATTCAGTACTCAAATGTCACAACTGAGGCCATTGAGATTGCCAAGCTGTTTACGAATTGGAAAATGCTTCTTATAATCCCGGCTGCTTGGTCGGGCAATTTTTTCTACACCTACCAGTTCAACAACGTCAACCAAATTATGTTTAATCTGAGGACGAGAGGATTGAACAATGTGTTCTACTGGGGAGCGCAGATGTTGGGGTCCATCGGGATTGGATACGTTATGGATTTCAGCTTCAAGAGCAGGAGGACGAGGGGTTTCGCTGGCATTTCAGTAGTTGGTGTTCTCGGGACTACAATTTGGATTGGCGGACTTGTCAACCAGCTCAACTACTCTCGCAGTGATTTGCCTgagaagttggattttaagGACTCCGGCTCTGCTTTCGCAGGACCCTTCGTGTTGTATTTTAGTTTCGGACTGCTTGATGCCATGTTCCAGAGCATGATTTACTGGGTCATTGGAGCCTTGGCTGATAACTCTGAAATTCTAAGCAG GTATGTTGGATTCTACAAAGGAATACAGAGTGCAGGGGCAGCAGTTGCTTGGCAAGTCGATACGCTCAAGGCATCCTTCCTCTCCCAATTGGTTACCAATTTCGCGCTCAACACCGTGAGTTATCCGCTGCTGCTGGTTCTGATCTTGCTGGCTGTGAAGGATGAAGGTAAGGCTGATGTGGAGGAATTTACCAAGGAGAAGGTTGCTGAGCCTGCAGCCTCAGAGAAGTGA